ACGGCTGATCAACTGCGTTGTTGAAGGCACGCTCGTCGCAGTCTTCATTTCGCTCCTGTTCCGGCTGAAGATATTTCGCGATTCCGCAACCCGCTTTGCGATCTGGCTGGTGGCTCTGCTCGCAATACTGGTACTCCCGTTCATCGGCGCGTCGGCGAGTTCACAATTATCGAGCGCAGCGTCGGCCCTCCATGTCGACGTTCCAGCTGATCTCGTGGGCTATGGCTTGGCAGCATGGGCGTTAATTTCCCTTTTCGGAATGATCAGAATCTCTGCAGGACTGCTGCGCTTGCGCGGTCTGCGGCGGCGCGCAACTGAACTCGATCTTTCTCAGCTTCCGCTGGAAGCTCAGTCGGCGCTCGAAGGCTGCAAGTCACAGCGCAATGTTCGCATTTGCGTTTCCAATGAGATCAACGCTCCTACCGCAGTCGGATTTATCCGTCCCGCGGTGCTGATGCCGGAGTGGGTGCTGAGTGAGCTATCGGGGAAAAAGCTTTGCTCGGTGCTGCTCCATGAAATCGGTCATCTGCGCCGCTGGGACGACTGGACGAACCTTCTGCAAAAAGTTCTGCGAGCCATCTTCTTCTTTCATCCAGCGGTCTGGTGGATCGACTCGCGGCTGTGTCTGGAGCGAGAAATGGCGTGCGATGACATGGTTCTCGCCGTCACCAACGACGCCCAGGCATATGCCGAGTGCCTGGTTTCGCTGGCGGAGAAGAGTATGTTGCGGCGCGGAGTCGCTCTCGCCGTCGCCGCCGTCGGCCGAGTCCGGCAGATGACTCTCCGGCTCGGCCGCATTTTGGACCAGAACTCGCGCGGGCGCGTTTCCGGCGTTGCCGTGGCTTCGCTCGGCATTTTCGGTGTTTTGGCGATCGCT
This is a stretch of genomic DNA from Terriglobales bacterium. It encodes these proteins:
- a CDS encoding M56 family metallopeptidase, whose product is MSILLLQSGSMIAGERLINCVVEGTLVAVFISLLFRLKIFRDSATRFAIWLVALLAILVLPFIGASASSQLSSAASALHVDVPADLVGYGLAAWALISLFGMIRISAGLLRLRGLRRRATELDLSQLPLEAQSALEGCKSQRNVRICVSNEINAPTAVGFIRPAVLMPEWVLSELSGKKLCSVLLHEIGHLRRWDDWTNLLQKVLRAIFFFHPAVWWIDSRLCLEREMACDDMVLAVTNDAQAYAECLVSLAEKSMLRRGVALAVAAVGRVRQMTLRLGRILDQNSRGRVSGVAVASLGIFGVLAIAASAHLPMLVVLQEGLPSTSVAANNGDRVAPTVGRMQLTSASDTELHANVVPAIMKIRSRAQQSDFKLTKAKAVSSTQHAPVAARPKVVHTSFKTANKQTHSQTAWLLIVHTVQPDPSQIPEIELLQPFSTTIVCGAHSGTCTIASTVQFTIYRSSGAIRNGFVANVI